One genomic window of Corvus cornix cornix isolate S_Up_H32 chromosome 24, ASM73873v5, whole genome shotgun sequence includes the following:
- the ACAD8 gene encoding isobutyryl-CoA dehydrogenase, mitochondrial isoform X3 — translation MAMAWRAAPRAAARLLLGRRGIASCLDPSTGLTEDQKEFQKVALDFAAKEMAPYMAEWDEKEIFPVETMRKAAQLGFGGIYVKPDVGGSGLSRLDTSIIFEALSTGCASTTAYMSIHNMCVWMIDTFGNEEQRRRFCPSLCSMEKLASYCLTEPGSGSDAASLLTSAQRKGDTYILNGSKAFISGGGDTDVYVVMCRTGGPGPKGISCLVLEKGMPGLSFGKKEKKVGWNSQPTRAVIFEDCIVPVGNRLGAEGQGFSIAMQGLNGGRINIASCSLGAAHASVLLAQEHLTVRKQFGEPLANNQICNQALQMHGGYGYLKDYAVQQFVRDIRVHQILEGTNEVMRMIVARNLLQG, via the exons ATGGCCATGGCGTGGCGAGCGGCCCCGCGGGCAGCGGCGCGGCTGCTGCTGGGGCGCCGAGGGATCGCGTCCTGCCTCGACC CGTCCACTGGACTCACTGAGGATCAGAAGGAATTCCAAAAAGTTGCCCTTGACTTTGCTGCAAAGGAGATGGCTCCTTACATGGCCGAGTGGGATGAGAAG GAAATATTCCCTGTGGAAACGATGCGGAAGGCAGCCCAGCTAGGATTTGGTGGGATCTATGTGAAACCAGATGTTGGTGGCTCTGGATTGTCACGACTTGACACCTCCATAATCTTTGAAGCTCTGTCAACAGGATGTGCCAGCACCACTGCTTACATGAGCATCCACAA CATGTGTGTTTGGATGATCGACACCTTTGGCAACGAGGAGCAGCGGCGCAGGTTCTGCCCATCGCTCTGTAGCATGGAAAAATTGGCCTCTTACTGCCTGACTGAGCCAG GGAGTGGCAGTGATGCAGCTTCCCTGCTGACCTCAGCTCAGAGGAAAGGGGACACCTACATCCTGAATGGCTCCAAG GCCTTCATCAGCGGGGGAGGTGACACCGATGTGTACGTGGTCATGTGTCGCACAGGGGGCCCAGGCCCCAAAGGCATCTCCTGCCTCgtgctggagaagggaatgCCAGGGCTCAGCTTTGgcaagaaggagaagaag GTAGGCTGGAATTCCCAGCCAACTCGGGCTGTGATCTTTGAGGACTGCATTGTTCCTGTGGGAAACCGGCTGGGAGCTGAAGGGCAGGGATTCAGCATCGCCATGCAGGGGCTCAATGGAGGCAGGATAAACATCG CTTCTTGTTCGTTAGGAGCTGCTCACGCCTCAGTTCTCCTGGCTCAGGAGCACCTCACTGTCCGCAAACAATTTGGGGAACCCCTCGCCAACAACCAG ATCTGCAACCAGGCTCTGCAGATGCACGGGGGCTACGGCTACTTGAAGGATTATGCGGTGCAGCAGTTTGTGCGAGACATCAGAGTCCACCAGATCCTGGAAG
- the ACAD8 gene encoding isobutyryl-CoA dehydrogenase, mitochondrial isoform X2 gives MAMAWRAAPRAAARLLLGRRGIASCLDPSTGLTEDQKEFQKVALDFAAKEMAPYMAEWDEKEIFPVETMRKAAQLGFGGIYVKPDVGGSGLSRLDTSIIFEALSTGCASTTAYMSIHNMCVWMIDTFGNEEQRRRFCPSLCSMEKLASYCLTEPGSGSDAASLLTSAQRKGDTYILNGSKAFISGGGDTDVYVVMCRTGGPGPKGISCLVLEKGMPGLSFGKKEKKVGWNSQPTRAVIFEDCIVPVGNRLGAEGQGFSIAMQGLNGGRINIASCSLGAAHASVLLAQEHLTVRKQFGEPLANNQYLQFRLAEMATRLVAARLMVRNAARALQDGREDAAVLCSMAKLFATDECFGVTWYHREQH, from the exons ATGGCCATGGCGTGGCGAGCGGCCCCGCGGGCAGCGGCGCGGCTGCTGCTGGGGCGCCGAGGGATCGCGTCCTGCCTCGACC CGTCCACTGGACTCACTGAGGATCAGAAGGAATTCCAAAAAGTTGCCCTTGACTTTGCTGCAAAGGAGATGGCTCCTTACATGGCCGAGTGGGATGAGAAG GAAATATTCCCTGTGGAAACGATGCGGAAGGCAGCCCAGCTAGGATTTGGTGGGATCTATGTGAAACCAGATGTTGGTGGCTCTGGATTGTCACGACTTGACACCTCCATAATCTTTGAAGCTCTGTCAACAGGATGTGCCAGCACCACTGCTTACATGAGCATCCACAA CATGTGTGTTTGGATGATCGACACCTTTGGCAACGAGGAGCAGCGGCGCAGGTTCTGCCCATCGCTCTGTAGCATGGAAAAATTGGCCTCTTACTGCCTGACTGAGCCAG GGAGTGGCAGTGATGCAGCTTCCCTGCTGACCTCAGCTCAGAGGAAAGGGGACACCTACATCCTGAATGGCTCCAAG GCCTTCATCAGCGGGGGAGGTGACACCGATGTGTACGTGGTCATGTGTCGCACAGGGGGCCCAGGCCCCAAAGGCATCTCCTGCCTCgtgctggagaagggaatgCCAGGGCTCAGCTTTGgcaagaaggagaagaag GTAGGCTGGAATTCCCAGCCAACTCGGGCTGTGATCTTTGAGGACTGCATTGTTCCTGTGGGAAACCGGCTGGGAGCTGAAGGGCAGGGATTCAGCATCGCCATGCAGGGGCTCAATGGAGGCAGGATAAACATCG CTTCTTGTTCGTTAGGAGCTGCTCACGCCTCAGTTCTCCTGGCTCAGGAGCACCTCACTGTCCGCAAACAATTTGGGGAACCCCTCGCCAACAACCAG TACCTGCAGTTCAGGCTGGCAGAGATGGCCACACGGCTGGTGGCAGCGCGGCTCATGGTGCGCAACGCGGCACGGGCGCTGCAGGACGGCCGGGAGGACGCGGCCGTGCTCTGCTCCATGGCCAAGCTCTTTGCCACCGACGAGTGCTTCGGG GTAACATGGTACCACCGAGAGCAGCACTGA
- the THYN1 gene encoding thymocyte nuclear protein 1 has protein sequence MPWPSRKRDKEAVADKEESDAKIAKTEEKASDKQEEEKSAKPPAGKSTSGWKNWKKKASESGGEESKITYCHWLLKSEPESRLEKGVDVKFSIDDLKAQPNQTTCWDGVRNYQARNFLRSMKLGQQAFFYHSNCKEPGIVAIVKIVKEAYPDHTQFDKKHLYYDSTSKKENPKWSMVDVQFVRMTKRFIPLSEIKVHHLEHKAKGGPLKNMMLFAKQRLSVQPLTQEEFDFVLSLEE, from the exons ATGCCTTGGCCGAGCAGAAAGAGGGACAAAGAAGCAGTTGCAG ATAAAGAAGAGTCTGATGCTAAAATTGCCAAAACCGAGGAGAAGGCTTCAGATaagcaggaagaagagaagtCTGCAAAACCTCCAGCTGGAAAATCCACATCAGGATGgaagaactggaagaaaaaagcatctgAGTCCGGTGGGGAGGAAAGCAAGATCACGTATTGTCACTGGCTGCTGAAATCAGAACCAGAGagcaggctggagaagggggtGGATGTGAAG TTCAGCATTGATGACTTGAAAGCTCAGCCTAATCAGACAACCTGCTGGGATGGAGTAAGGAACTACCAG GCAAGGAATTTCCTGAGATCCATGAAACTTGGGCAGCAGGCTTTCTTCTACCACAGTAACTGCAAAGAGCCTGGCATTGTGGCCATCGTCAAG ATCGTAAAGGAGGCGTACCCTGATCACACGCAGTTTGATAAGAAGCATCTTTATTATGACTCCACCAGCAAAAAAGAGAACCCCAAATGGTCCATG GTGGATGTGCAGTTTGTGAGGATGACCAAGCGCTTCATCCCCCTCTCTGAGATCAAGGTTCACCACCTGGAACACAAAGCCAAGGGGGGGCCCCTCAAGAACATGATGCTCTTTGCCAAGCAGCGCCTGTCCGTCCAACCCCTGACACAAG AGGAATTTGATTTTGTCTTGAGCCTGGAAGAGTAA
- the ACAD8 gene encoding isobutyryl-CoA dehydrogenase, mitochondrial isoform X1 — MAMAWRAAPRAAARLLLGRRGIASCLDPSTGLTEDQKEFQKVALDFAAKEMAPYMAEWDEKEIFPVETMRKAAQLGFGGIYVKPDVGGSGLSRLDTSIIFEALSTGCASTTAYMSIHNMCVWMIDTFGNEEQRRRFCPSLCSMEKLASYCLTEPGSGSDAASLLTSAQRKGDTYILNGSKAFISGGGDTDVYVVMCRTGGPGPKGISCLVLEKGMPGLSFGKKEKKVGWNSQPTRAVIFEDCIVPVGNRLGAEGQGFSIAMQGLNGGRINIASCSLGAAHASVLLAQEHLTVRKQFGEPLANNQYLQFRLAEMATRLVAARLMVRNAARALQDGREDAAVLCSMAKLFATDECFGICNQALQMHGGYGYLKDYAVQQFVRDIRVHQILEGTNEVMRMIVARNLLQG; from the exons ATGGCCATGGCGTGGCGAGCGGCCCCGCGGGCAGCGGCGCGGCTGCTGCTGGGGCGCCGAGGGATCGCGTCCTGCCTCGACC CGTCCACTGGACTCACTGAGGATCAGAAGGAATTCCAAAAAGTTGCCCTTGACTTTGCTGCAAAGGAGATGGCTCCTTACATGGCCGAGTGGGATGAGAAG GAAATATTCCCTGTGGAAACGATGCGGAAGGCAGCCCAGCTAGGATTTGGTGGGATCTATGTGAAACCAGATGTTGGTGGCTCTGGATTGTCACGACTTGACACCTCCATAATCTTTGAAGCTCTGTCAACAGGATGTGCCAGCACCACTGCTTACATGAGCATCCACAA CATGTGTGTTTGGATGATCGACACCTTTGGCAACGAGGAGCAGCGGCGCAGGTTCTGCCCATCGCTCTGTAGCATGGAAAAATTGGCCTCTTACTGCCTGACTGAGCCAG GGAGTGGCAGTGATGCAGCTTCCCTGCTGACCTCAGCTCAGAGGAAAGGGGACACCTACATCCTGAATGGCTCCAAG GCCTTCATCAGCGGGGGAGGTGACACCGATGTGTACGTGGTCATGTGTCGCACAGGGGGCCCAGGCCCCAAAGGCATCTCCTGCCTCgtgctggagaagggaatgCCAGGGCTCAGCTTTGgcaagaaggagaagaag GTAGGCTGGAATTCCCAGCCAACTCGGGCTGTGATCTTTGAGGACTGCATTGTTCCTGTGGGAAACCGGCTGGGAGCTGAAGGGCAGGGATTCAGCATCGCCATGCAGGGGCTCAATGGAGGCAGGATAAACATCG CTTCTTGTTCGTTAGGAGCTGCTCACGCCTCAGTTCTCCTGGCTCAGGAGCACCTCACTGTCCGCAAACAATTTGGGGAACCCCTCGCCAACAACCAG TACCTGCAGTTCAGGCTGGCAGAGATGGCCACACGGCTGGTGGCAGCGCGGCTCATGGTGCGCAACGCGGCACGGGCGCTGCAGGACGGCCGGGAGGACGCGGCCGTGCTCTGCTCCATGGCCAAGCTCTTTGCCACCGACGAGTGCTTCGGG ATCTGCAACCAGGCTCTGCAGATGCACGGGGGCTACGGCTACTTGAAGGATTATGCGGTGCAGCAGTTTGTGCGAGACATCAGAGTCCACCAGATCCTGGAAG
- the VPS26B gene encoding vacuolar protein sorting-associated protein 26B isoform X3, translating to MESREQVQFRGATGSPELYYDRGNHHEFVSLVKDLARPGEFTQSQTFDFEFTHVEKPYESYTGQNVKLRYFLRATVSRRLNDVVKEMDIVVHTLSTYPELNSSIKMEVGIEDCLHIEFEYNKSKYHLKDVIVGKIYFLLVRIKIKHMEIDIIKRETTGTGPNVYHENDTIAKYEIMDGAPVRGESIPIRLFLAGYELTPTMRDINKKFSVRYYLNLVLIDEEERRYFKQQEVVLWRKGDIVRKSMSHQAAIASQRFEGTSSHGEAKPPGQPAENNGRQ from the exons ATGGAGAGCAGGGAACAAGTGCAGTTCCGTGGAGCCACGGGCTCCCCTG AACTCTACTATGACCGAGGGAACCACCACGAGTTCGTGTCCCTGGTGAAGGACCTGGCCCGGCCCGGGGAATTCACTCAATCGCAGACGTTCGACTTCGAGTTCACACACGTGGAGAAACCTTACGAGTCCTACACGGGGCAGAACGTGAAGCTACG ATATTTCCTCCGTGCCACCGTGAGCCGCAGGCTGAACGATGTGGTCAAGGAGATGGACATCGTTGTGCACACCCTGAGCACCTACCCCGAGCTCAACTCCTCCATCAAGATGGAAGTGGGCATCGAGGACTGCCTGCACATCGAGTTCGAGTACAACAAGTCCAA GTACCACTTAAAAGATGTGATTGTGGGGAAGATCTACTTCCTGCTGGTGCGGATCAAGATCAAGCACATGGAGATAGACATCATCAAGAGGGAGACGACGGGCACGGGGCCCAACGTGTACCACGAGAACGACACCATAGCGAAGTACGAGATCATGGATGGGGCACCTGTGAGAG GGGAGTCCATTCCCATCAGGCTCTTTCTGGCTGGTTATGAGCTGACTCCAACCATGAGGGACATCAACAAGAAGTTCTCTGTGCGTTATTACCTCAACCTGGTGCTGATTGATGAGGAGGAGAGGCGCTACTTCAAACAGCAG gaggtGGTGCTGTGGAGGAAAGGGGACATCGTGAGGAAGAGCATGTCCCACCAAGCTGCCATCGCGTCCCAGCGCTTCGAGGGGACGTCCTCGCACGGCGAGGCCAAGCCCCCCGGGCAGCCCGCGGAGAACAACGGCCGGCAGTGA
- the VPS26B gene encoding vacuolar protein sorting-associated protein 26B isoform X2 → MSFFGFGQSAELELVLSDAESRRRVEHKTEEGKKEKYFLFYDGETVSGRVVLTLKNPNKRLEHQGIKVEFIGQIELYYDRGNHHEFVSLVKDLARPGEFTQSQTFDFEFTHVEKPYESYTGQNVKLRYFLRATVSRRLNDVVKEMDIVVHTLSTYPELNSSIKMEVGIEDCLHIEFEYNKSKYHLKDVIVGKIYFLLVRIKIKHMEIDIIKRETTGTGPNVYHENDTIAKYEIMDGAPVRVLSRCRSQKSPVLLEWSWNSCQQGQDLAVDRACWFLKGVEVF, encoded by the exons ATGAGCTTCTTCGGGTTCGGGCAGAGCGCGGAGCTTGAGCTGGTGCTGAGCGACGCCGAGAGCCGGCGGCGGGTGGAGCATAAAACGGAGGAAGGCAAGAAGGAGAAATACTTTCTCTTCTACGACGGCGAGACCGTGTCGGGGCGGGTGGTTCTCACGCTCAAGAACCCCAACAAGCGGCTGGAGCACCAGGGCATCAAGGTGGAATTCATCGGGCAGATCG AACTCTACTATGACCGAGGGAACCACCACGAGTTCGTGTCCCTGGTGAAGGACCTGGCCCGGCCCGGGGAATTCACTCAATCGCAGACGTTCGACTTCGAGTTCACACACGTGGAGAAACCTTACGAGTCCTACACGGGGCAGAACGTGAAGCTACG ATATTTCCTCCGTGCCACCGTGAGCCGCAGGCTGAACGATGTGGTCAAGGAGATGGACATCGTTGTGCACACCCTGAGCACCTACCCCGAGCTCAACTCCTCCATCAAGATGGAAGTGGGCATCGAGGACTGCCTGCACATCGAGTTCGAGTACAACAAGTCCAA GTACCACTTAAAAGATGTGATTGTGGGGAAGATCTACTTCCTGCTGGTGCGGATCAAGATCAAGCACATGGAGATAGACATCATCAAGAGGGAGACGACGGGCACGGGGCCCAACGTGTACCACGAGAACGACACCATAGCGAAGTACGAGATCATGGATGGGGCACCTGTGAGAG tgctgtctCGATGCAGGTCCCAAAAGAGTCCTGTGCTGTTAGAGTGGAGCTGGAATAGCTGTCAGCAAGGGCAGGATCTGGCTGTGGACCGTGCATGCTGGTTTCTGAAGGGAGTTGAGGTCTTCTAG
- the VPS26B gene encoding vacuolar protein sorting-associated protein 26B isoform X1 yields MSFFGFGQSAELELVLSDAESRRRVEHKTEEGKKEKYFLFYDGETVSGRVVLTLKNPNKRLEHQGIKVEFIGQIELYYDRGNHHEFVSLVKDLARPGEFTQSQTFDFEFTHVEKPYESYTGQNVKLRYFLRATVSRRLNDVVKEMDIVVHTLSTYPELNSSIKMEVGIEDCLHIEFEYNKSKYHLKDVIVGKIYFLLVRIKIKHMEIDIIKRETTGTGPNVYHENDTIAKYEIMDGAPVRGESIPIRLFLAGYELTPTMRDINKKFSVRYYLNLVLIDEEERRYFKQQEVVLWRKGDIVRKSMSHQAAIASQRFEGTSSHGEAKPPGQPAENNGRQ; encoded by the exons ATGAGCTTCTTCGGGTTCGGGCAGAGCGCGGAGCTTGAGCTGGTGCTGAGCGACGCCGAGAGCCGGCGGCGGGTGGAGCATAAAACGGAGGAAGGCAAGAAGGAGAAATACTTTCTCTTCTACGACGGCGAGACCGTGTCGGGGCGGGTGGTTCTCACGCTCAAGAACCCCAACAAGCGGCTGGAGCACCAGGGCATCAAGGTGGAATTCATCGGGCAGATCG AACTCTACTATGACCGAGGGAACCACCACGAGTTCGTGTCCCTGGTGAAGGACCTGGCCCGGCCCGGGGAATTCACTCAATCGCAGACGTTCGACTTCGAGTTCACACACGTGGAGAAACCTTACGAGTCCTACACGGGGCAGAACGTGAAGCTACG ATATTTCCTCCGTGCCACCGTGAGCCGCAGGCTGAACGATGTGGTCAAGGAGATGGACATCGTTGTGCACACCCTGAGCACCTACCCCGAGCTCAACTCCTCCATCAAGATGGAAGTGGGCATCGAGGACTGCCTGCACATCGAGTTCGAGTACAACAAGTCCAA GTACCACTTAAAAGATGTGATTGTGGGGAAGATCTACTTCCTGCTGGTGCGGATCAAGATCAAGCACATGGAGATAGACATCATCAAGAGGGAGACGACGGGCACGGGGCCCAACGTGTACCACGAGAACGACACCATAGCGAAGTACGAGATCATGGATGGGGCACCTGTGAGAG GGGAGTCCATTCCCATCAGGCTCTTTCTGGCTGGTTATGAGCTGACTCCAACCATGAGGGACATCAACAAGAAGTTCTCTGTGCGTTATTACCTCAACCTGGTGCTGATTGATGAGGAGGAGAGGCGCTACTTCAAACAGCAG gaggtGGTGCTGTGGAGGAAAGGGGACATCGTGAGGAAGAGCATGTCCCACCAAGCTGCCATCGCGTCCCAGCGCTTCGAGGGGACGTCCTCGCACGGCGAGGCCAAGCCCCCCGGGCAGCCCGCGGAGAACAACGGCCGGCAGTGA